In Acanthopagrus latus isolate v.2019 chromosome 6, fAcaLat1.1, whole genome shotgun sequence, the genomic window GACTCGCTTCCTATAGACTGCGTTAGAGACGTGGACCAGCAGATGAGACTCCAGGCTGATCCCAGGCCTGCTCACATCGCGCGAGCGGACGTGCGTCGCATAGGCTAGAGACGCTGCCGTGCGAGCAGAGACCCGCACAGGCGCTCCCACCTCTGCGCGCCTCAGAGCCCGCACTTGGCTCCAGACATGATCGCCCTTTTTCTGTGCTCTATATAGGTGAGGTgtctgggtttttatttttttttatttattttttttagctgctgctgaggctccTGGATGCGTAATCGCGCCATGCTTCCGCTCAGCCccgtctgtttttttccctcctcaagACGATCGGGAGACCTCCGCCATCGGTGCGGAATTGAGATGCGTTTTGTGAGCCGCTCCGTCTGCTGAGATGGTGGGCTGCCTCCGCCCGGCAGAGAAGGGGGCGACGGACAGGGATGCTTCCGGCACCGGACACTCGTGAGATGAaggacaagaagaggaagaagaaacgCTGAATGcctttttgggtttgtttgtttgtttgtttgttttttcggtGGGGATCGCGGCGCACCGTCGGGATGGACGCGAGCCGACGTTGAACGGATGCTTCTGGGTGGAATTTGCTCCTGAGTGGTTTTTGTATTAAAAGAGGAGGGGGCGGCGGGGTCgtcttgatttctttttttctttctttctttcttttttcggTGTGCTTTTCCCTCCCCCCATTCAGCCCCGGCAGGATACTAGCGCTCGTCGATGAATTGATGTGGGGATACACACGACCTCGGCTGCGCAGATGGCGAACACCAGTGAGTTTGGGGGGAGCAGCCCGTCCTTACAGAACTATGCGTCCGCGGCCTCTGCGGTCAAGCTGGCCTCCCTGGGTCTGATCATGGGCATCAGCCTGCTGGGCAACGCGTCgctgtcgctgctgctgctgaaggacaGCTCGCTGCACAAGGCTCCCTACTTCTTCCTCCTGGACCTGTGCCTGGCGGACGTGGTGCGCTCCGCCGTCTGCTTCCCCTTCGTGATGGCATCGATCGGCGGCGGCTCCGCCTGGCCGTACAGCGCGCTCAGCTGCAAGATCGTCGCCTTCATGTCGGTGCTCTTCTGCTTCCACGTCGCCTTCCTGCTCTTCTGCGTCAGCGTCACCCGCTACATGGCGATCGCCCACCACAGGTTCTATTACAAGCGGATGAACCTGTGTACGTGCATGGCGGTGATCTGCATGGTGTGGACCCTCTCCGTGGCCATGGCGTTCCCGCCGGTGTTCGACGTGGGCACCTACAAGTTCATCCGCGAGGAGGAGCAGTGCACCTTCGAGCACCGCTACGTGAAGGCGAACGACACCCTGGGCTTCATGCTGATGCTGGCCGTCATCGTGGGGACCACCCATGTGGTTTACGTCAAGATGCTGTGCTTCGTTTACGACCACCGCAAGATGAAGCCGGCCCAGCTGGTCCCGGCCATCAGCCAGAACTGGACCTTCCACGGCCCCGGAGCCACGGGGCAGGCCGCCGCCAACTGGATCGCCGGCTTCGGCCGCGGACCCACCCCGCCTACGCTGGTGGGCATCCGGCAGGCTTCTCACCTCGGCAACAGGAGGCTGCTGGTGCTGGACGAGTTCAAGATGGAGAAGCGGATCGGCAAGATGTACTACATGATCACGCTGACCTTCCTGGTCTTGTGGGCTCCGTACATAAGCGCCTGCTACCTGAGAATATTCGTGCGGGGGGCCCCGATCCCGCAGCTCTACCTGACCGCCGCGGTGTGGATGAGCTTCGCCCAGGCGGGAGCGAACCCCAtcatcagcttcatgttcaACAAGGAGCTCCGGGTGCGCCTCAGAGCCTGTTTCCCCTGCTGCCTGGGCACACAGACACCCATGGAGCCATACTGTGTCATCTGAAGCCTGACACACTGCCAAAGACACATCACACGTTGCTCCAGAATGTACACAGACGTTGCGGCGGCGTGGAGCGCGTCACTTTTTAATTTGGTGTGGTGCGGTGTGGATCCGACTATATTTTGcccatcagaatcagaaccagacTAATTAAAGCAACCGAGGGTAGACGTGTCACAGTCCACATGCCACCCTCTGATTCTCACCTCTGCATGTACTGTAGGTGACATTCACTCCAAATACAGGGCAGGACAGTCAGGTGTCATGTCATCAGGGGAcagttttttaaaggtgcactatgtagttttgggagaagaaatggaaatcagaagagaaagattttattttcatgtttaaacaAACAAGCTCTCTTTCTGTCATGACAGAATGAACAGGCTGACCTTAAAGAACATCGCGGTCCcctgctgttttgctttgtttatatttggcggaccccgccaccttttctagcttcaaatacTTACTGTCCTCcgaggacagcttgtttactcgGTTGTGGAAAAGATACATGTTTCTGAGTTTTGTATCATTGCCTCATTAACACTTGATTATGATCcttagtttgaatttcttctccaaagctacATATTGTCCCTTTAACGCCCCCCATCGAGTccaacaacctttttttttgtttggttcgACTGCAGCGTTGCACCTGAATGTCACTTTGGCtatttgtttgtatatttagaAAAAATGACATCCCAGCACGCCCGCTTGAGGTCGTTTTGCcttttgcaaaagaaaaaaaaacctgacagcTGGAACACAGCAGGACTAATTTTATCAGCCGACTGGCGTCAGTTTTTTCTCCAGCGTCCGTGACACGCTCGGTTTCTAATCGTTTGGATACCACAAATGAGACTCAGATctctcaaatatatttttaatgaggaCGTCACgtttgtaaatactgtaaagcccccctctccctctttcctctggctgtttttttttttttttaaaccaaataaGCTGTATATTTCATAATCTCTTTAGGACTCTCTGTGTTGAAAAAAGGTGTTGAAACTCACTTTAAAGGTATTTTGCAAAATtcttctggtttttttttcatgggtcTGCTGCGTTGTGAATCGGGTCGATCTACGTTTCCCTGCAGGATATACagacatctttctttttctatatGGACATCGGGACTCTGAAAATATCATTTGGTGCTTTGGAAAGGATGTTTGcattgtttgtatttcttaGCAAATAAATGAGAAATGGATGATATGTCGCTTGGACTGTGTAATCTGTTTTTAACACGGTGCTTGGCTCTGCTCTTGAGCTCATCTCAGGTTGTGTGTCTCAGTTTGATTTCCTTTTGTTGGAATGTTCGCCTGCGCTCATCCTGTCTTGTGTGTTCTGGTCAGTGTTTTCTCATCAACAGGTGAGAGAGTGTTGCATTAATCCACGGATATTAAACGTTGAGGGTGGCAGACATGTTGAAAGATTTTCCAGTTGAGAAAAAGTAAGTGCTGTACTCAGTTTATACACAAATTGGCCGCCAAACCAGTGTTTCTATAGTGGATTCACGCTTGTCAGGGCCATAGCCACACTGATGTCACATCATTGGTATTTATCATTGAACTTTAAGGCACTCAAGAAGTTTGCCATTACACTTGAATAACATTGAGGAACTCACAAGAGACTGATTGAAAGCAGAATGGTCAAAATTGAAGCAGCAGAAGCTGGAATATGTTGATTTTAATCTTTGGGTGGATCGAGCACtaaatcctacatttcccatcaaGCAGATCTAAAATGCTGACCTCTTCCAAACTCCACAACTCCAGATTGTAATGTCTGGTTTGAGTAACAATTTATaaaaaccatcattaataaattttaagtttaaagttaattaaactttaacGGAATGCTTTGTAAGTCATTTATTAAGCTatagtttattgttaaatttgATCTGATGTTTGTAATAGTTATAAAGGTTGAATAGATACTGTGAAGTTCATCTATAAAGACATTTGGATGGTCATTATAAagttgcagcagctgtttgtaaACCTGTTGGATGGTTACTTTAAGGTGTTTCCCCACTTTGTGTTTGAGAGTCTCAAACCATGATCACcccgatgacatcatcagggtgaTCTCAGACCATAAATTAGTTTCCAGAGTCTGAATAGGACTTCTTGTGTCAAGTAAATTGAACTCTATGCTGTCTGCTGATGGCGGAGAGTTACATATGTTGCTCACTATCAGACTAAGGGATGGGTGATCTGATGGGTTCAGATTTCCTGGTAAATCATAAGACTGTGATATTCAGTGTTCCCTTGcttctgtttccaaacttcCCATAACCCCACTGGCCATGCGATGTAAACAAACCAGCAGAGTTATAAAGCCAGCTAGATGACTATGCCGACTGGAAAAAATACTTGCTGTGGCCCGTACTTCGGGTGACGTATTGTAAATAATGAAACTTGAGTTATTGTCACCAACCTGCCAGATGAGGAGCTTGTGCCAAAAAATAACTATCATCAGTGTCACGCTGTGTTATAATGGTCCAAATGGTGAAATGAATAGGTTTTTTCAAGCCTGGCTATGTCTATACGGCACTTCAGAACTCAGCAAAAGACAGTGGAGAGATATCTGGgagacatttttcaacatttacgTTGGAGCACCATGTGTGGTGGAGCCCCAAAGTCCTCTCCACAATCCCATTTTATTATTGTCTGTCATTGTGAGATATGGTATCTTACATTCACAATGGTGGAGGAAAGACATGATGCACCAAGTTCCTCGggacaaacattttttcttataaatttattttacaattcATACTGTAGTGAATGTTATGTACCTAAGGGAAGcctgtattttatatttctgcatatttcttgtatgttttttttttttagaattatcATCACCTATCAATTATGATTAACTTTGATTAACTTTATTAAACACGAATATTAAATAGTCCTCAGGTTTTATCTTCATAGAGGCTTAAGGTCCAATAAGCAGAATATGTATTGTGCATAACCTCACACATACGTATTGTTttagtcacagaaaaaaaaggtagaaagaaaaataaaataaaaattaggGGGCTGGTTAAAATAGTTTTTTGACATCTCTTATTTAGTCCACAGCAGTGGGTGTTTACGTaactccttcaaaataagatgCAGAAtactggaaatgaaaaaaagaatgttgTTGGCAcgattttcacaaacaaaaaataactttgtgatttaatatttcatgcaCGAAAGGGTTAAATAGATCGTGATATCATTTTCGTCCAGATCGCCCATCCCTAATTTAGACCGTCAAATACAGTCaaatataaataactgtaaaatgaaagatctaaatgtgttttcaagatATAGAATTAGATTGCACTGAAGGGGAATAATGATCTCAGTATTAATAAAATCCATGGCGCCGGCTCCTTTTCTTGCTCTTTGATTCTGACAGTCTGACACCGAACCTTAATTGTTAGTTCTCACCAGTGTTTCATACCAGTGGAAAAACTTTCTGCTGTTAAACTGATTATCGCTGTttgaaatacagtatgtcagcATCATAGAGCCATGTGACAACatgtcacaaaaaaatacaatgtaGCCTGCTTGAAGATGCTGAGTTAGGAGGTAAGAGGGCTGATTTTTCCCTTTACAAGAGTTCACTTCAAACAGAGCATGTAGTAAACAGTGCATTAGGTTTGTTTCAATAGACTGTTAGCCAGTTAATCAaaccaccatcccctcctccctctgcaggcCAGTAGCAGGTTATTGATTGATCTAATTGCCGCTGCATTCATTGACATTGGCCTTGATTACACCAAACCGCAGCTTTCAAAAGAAAAGGCCGAGCGGCTGTCTCCGTACACGCTTTAATCACTGGGATTTAGCGAGTTCGTTCTCTGAGCTCCGGCCCCTCCGTCACTCCGATCTGCTACACAACACTGAGCTCCTCAAAGCACTCTGCGCCCCCGGTGCATCCATAACCATTAGCATCACAACATGCCCGCTTGTTCCTGACAGCTGGCCGCGCTCTGCTACAAGCGTGCCGAGGCTTCGCGGTGCAACTGCAGGAGGCTCCTCACCTGCACGTGCAAATGCAGGTCGGGTATTTTTGGCTCATCGTGCTGTCTTCGGGGCGCGTAGGCTCCGATGTGATGCTGGGGGAATGTGACTCTCGCTTTGCTGGGCGTTTACAGCTGGTTCTTTCATTGACCTTTTCGATCTCTCTAACTGCTGAGCTACTCTGATGACCTGTGTAGGCCCCGCTGGGTTTTCCTGACATCCGGCTTGGACAGCTAGAAAAGCAGCTTTTTTAGAACTGTATCTGATGAGGTTAAGAGGAGTCAGGTATCCAGAGAGTTTCTAAGGAATCAAATTCAAAAGACTCTCATcgatttcatttcaaatttaaaagtgTTCTCCACTGatgcagcagaatcagagatatcattttttttcatagcaaGAATTCTTCTTCCTTGTTCCTtgtgcctacgttacccacaatgcaggTCCAATTGCTGACAGTTTGGTTGAAGATTCAAGTGTGTTGTGCTAGTAGCAGCTAATGCAGCCTCGAGCCATTAGCGAGAGGTCTGGTAAGCTTACTCCTTCTTACTCCTTCCTTAATATAGTTTCATTTTTGTagtcttcagcttcagctgactcaagtgacatcactcaaGGTGATTTATCAGACTTTACACAGTTTCCTCACGAGTCATAAAAGGCTTTATACACTTCTTTCACATGCACAGTGGTGGCAGGGTTGCCAGATTATCATACGTGGGAGAACAAATGATGTGAATGTGCAGTTTTCCAGACTAgtattgaaaaaaacattttctgctgcgttcaaaataactcaaattGAATGCGGAATAATTAGAAAGTTCATGCTCCACTACAGCCATGCTCATAAAAAATGATGCTCGTCACCAGAGCATGATTGGTTGACAAGATGTTATGTTACAATGAGGATCCATAATCCATAATTGCTATCGTGACTGTCCTGATACTCGCTATCAATGTCAGGACgtgaatttaaaataaaacagcataaacTCAAGTCAGCCAGTATTGTAAGCACAAAATGGTCAGATTATCATGTATTATGGCTTTTTTTGGCATCACTGATCATGCGACATAAACAGGACAAAACCATTGTACCGATGCCATAGTTATGGTGCATCAGGCAACGCTGAGTGGTTACAATCAAAGGAGTTTCCCTTCAAGGCAGCAACTAATGATTGTTTCAATTATTCATTAAACTGCTGATTATGTTGtcaataaaatgattaatcagttattatataaaatgccaaaaaaaactatgaaaatctTCCTACAGTCCTAGgtgacgtcttcagattgcTCGGTCAGAACCTGGAGGATCTCAGCTACAAAACAGTGTCAGCGGAGGGTACACATAGTCTTCATCAGCAGAGTTTGCTCTCATGCTGTGGAGCTCCAGATGTCAAGTTACTATCCCATCCAACAAAAAAGGCTGGAACAGGCTAATGTTTGATACGTATGCTTAAAAATGAATTAGATGGGTCAACCCAGTCGCTCAGCTGGTGGACCATGTGCCCTTTGTGGAGAGGCTGcgtcctcactgcagcagtccAGGGTTCGAATCCAGCCTGTGACATTCTGCTGCATCTCATCCCCCTCTCTCATATCCCATCTCTCTGACCTGCCCTGTATAACAAAGCCTAGgaatatgaatgaaatgaaaacgtACTTATAATTGCGCGATAGTTTTCCCTAATCTAACTGACTAATTAATTTAGTTGCTTCTGCTCTTATTTTTCGTTGATGTCTTACTATCTCAATTTTAAGATGCCTGATGGTTTGTGTCTAATTTGatattcacatttcatgttttgcatgttgtcAGAGTGGATTAGAACAAGTCTCGTCTGAAGTCACTGAGATGTTCCCGGTTTCTGTTCCTGGTTACTCTTGTTGTTCTTTGATGTGCTCTCGCCGGCTTCCATTATCTGGGGCACTGCCTCGTCACGGATCACTCCTCTGAGGACTTTAAGGCTGTTTTGAATGCTCCCCTGTTTGGAGCCACAGAAGACCGGCATCCATTTCTAAAGAATGAGAGTGATGTGAGTCATTGCTTTACACAGTGGACAAATCTAATTTTAGCTTTGAGCCCTGAATAAATTGCTGTGAATCAGAGCCTGACAGTGATTAATTTCATAGCTGTCTTACTGTGTCATGGTGTCATGAAGAAACCGTTGCCAAGGTGAATGTGAGGAAGAAAGGCCCTTGTCTTTTAACCCAAATTATAAATGTTCGCACAGTATTTCTTCTTGTACTTTGTGGTAAGGGAAGCATATACGTTCGGTGCGGATAATGAAAGTGTAACCTGCACTCCTCGCTCAGCATGTCATTACCAGGGAAACGTCCCCAGCGAAATAACatgtgtttctcctcatgtTTCCCTAGAGGGCAGACAGAGCAGTATAAACCAGTGGAACATGGAGGATGATACTTTAAAATTAAGAATCCCCtaattgcaaagaaaaaaaacagaagaaggcTTTTTTCTCCATGTATGTTCACTGTGTTCAGAAAATCTAATAACATGTATTTAACAagactgaatacattttcaggGTTGTGATGTTATTTTGGGTTTCTACAAGAATGAGAATACctagtctcctctgattggtcaactctcACAAGCCAGGATCTGAGATTTAAACCTGAAATGATGATGCATtgttaaatataatatatttctttattcaaaacaaattaaaaaaaaacaaagtggaaacaGGCTAGTTACAGTGCAGGTAGCAAATAGTGTAACTGTAAGTGCTGGTCCTCAGAGGTAGTAGTCTGGAAACTTATATGGTGACATACATTTGGATCTGCCCTCCTCTATGGTGATACACGACAGGTTGGGCAGACAGGGGCAAGTGTGGTGGAGTCTTCTCCCAAAGAAAGGAACCTGGAAGCAGAAAGAGACACACCTGTGATGCGAGATTCAAAATTGTTTCTCTGGCCCGTTTAATGAATTCCGAGGGGGTGAAACAGACAACAGGATCAGGCGCAACCAGACTTCATTAACCAAAAGTCTTCTGCTGCATCTTTTCACCGAGAGTATGAGGCCGAGCCCGTTTACCCTGTGGCTGCACCACCGCCGCCACGACACCGCTGCGCCGAGGCAAATCAAATGACACTGTGTGACACTTCACAGCTGAGATGGGAATACCTCTGGAGAATATCTCACCGAGTGGCTCATAGGGTGACAGTCGTCTCCTTCGTGCCCCATGGGCGTGCACATACGCAGACTGCGGATCCACAAGCTGACCGCACAACACAGCCCCCCTCCACACTGAGAGTCCTTCTCAcaggcctacacacacacacacacacacacacaaacacaatgcatATTAATTGATAGATGCACACTAATGATGTATGCAGACCAAACACTGATTATTTTGTGGACATGCATTCATTTCTGGCCAATACTGAAACCTTAATGTAATAATTCACAAAAGACAATTAATGCTACACTCTAATTAATGTAATCACTTCCTTATTAATACTATTAAAGTGTATCAttataatacaataaaatgagCAGTTGGTCTAATCAAAGGAGAAATGTAATCAGCAATTAGGTATGCAATTATATAATGCACACATGTATGTAATGTTATGTAATGTCATTAAACATAATTACGTATTCATTATATCATTAACAGTCAAAGGCAGGTGGTGTGGTagtgtgaaatgtgttgcagcACACACTCCGCGCCCGTGTTACTTTAACAGTATATGATGTCAATGGAAGTGTCTTTACAGCATTAGTCACATCAAACCTCGACAACACACCGGAGGACTGGCGGTGATTTAttgtctgcagtgtgtggaTGACAGGCTGAGTGACAGCTCTCACTCTGGATGAGATGAAGGGGAACGCAGCGAGGGGGAGCGGAGGTGATTTCATGTGACAGACGTGGATGAAAATCACTTTCTGTTTTATGGCTGCACGCTCCTCTCAGTTCACATCAGCGGCAGAGTGTGAGAGGGCTGTTCTaacgtggggggggggggtttattAGCTGGTTGCAGAGGTGATTTATGCTCGGGGAATTATGCAAATCCTGGCAGTGAAAGGGAAATGATTCAAATGACGAGTTTGTTATAAATGGTTATGAATTGATATGTATTCATGGATaaactgtcattttacattCTATTAGACGGTGATGTTGTTAGAAACCCCAAAATGGCTAATTAAAGACTCTTTATGTGGCATTCATAAAGTTcactttttgtcacatttggaAAAAATGCATTAGATATTACATTATAGAACGATTCATTTTCAGTAAAGGATATactattttttcccctttacccCCCCAAACCTTTAAAGTGCTGCaaaattcaaatacatttttatttatttggagaATTATCCCATATAGTCTCTATTCTATTTGTCTAAATAGacatgacataaacacacataaagctAATTATCTTGCAAAGTCACTTAATTGTCTTTTTAGATATATATGTCCTTGACTgtaatcttttcttttgtaaagttcattttgtgttgagataaatgtcaaacacacaaacacatcatctaACTGTAGTGTTGCAAAAATCACAGTATTCTTGATTTTATATTAATGCAATCATTTCAGACAAATATTAAGAGGTACACATTCTCAGAAAAGAGCAGTCTGAAAAGCAAGTACTTGCATATTCAGACTGTTATCCAAAAATGCCCCGTCAAGCATAAACCTGTTTGCTCCCACTTACCCCCGTGATGACAGCTGAAGATCCGTTGGACACCAGcaacagggagaagagcagcaggcagAAGGACTTCATGATGAAGGGCTGTCTTTGTGCTCCCATGCCCTCCACAGTGAAAAGTAAGGATGCTGAATCCGTCGGACTTTGCCGCATGTGCATACGTGACAGACCGCAGAGACGAGTGGCCTCCAAACTCGTGTGTCGAGGGCTGGCGGAGGTTTATAAACCCAGCCCGCCATTCAAAAACTCTGTGAGTCACTCACACCAGCCTCACCTCTCAGAGGCCACGCACAAGAAAGAGACCAAGGTAAACTTTAACATGACAATGCCCCCTGCCTTTCATTTCACAGCCACTTGTCGTTTCCAGTACGATGAATTCACTTTGTCAAACCAAGACCAAAGCTAGTTTTACACTAAAGGCTGATAATGCTGATCAAGAACAGTGCTGACATATTTAGCGTGGCATAATGCTTcttaagccccccccccccaccaccacaaccTTTTCAGGCTCCAAGGCTGCAGTTTTGAATACATCCTTTGAATCCCGCTGGGAACACTGCCCATGAAAGTGAGCGAACGCCcgcaagaaaataaatgttcttcAGTGTTGAGGGGGACCATCCTCTTTTCATACATTCATTCTCGATATGAAAACTTTGATTACATGGATAATGACTTTATACAGAATTAGAATGTTGACGATATGACGTAAATCTGGTTGATCGATGCTGGTTTAATTGATATCTGATGCTTTTGGTGGAGCAACAAGCCCTGACACTTTTCTAAACGTTTAGCTGACTAGTCAAAAGCCCTCTATTATAAGCAAAAAAGCCATTTCAAACATGGACGCTCCACTCTCAAGTGTAAATGACTGACGGTGCAACAGATAGCGACAGGGATGACgcatttttgtaggctaacccagaGGTTAGCTTCGCAGGGTCCCCTGACCAAAAAGGGATTATTTTTGGGATTATTGCAAAAATAATCTGttacaaacacaacttcatacaTACATGCgttgttcagcaagataatctcAGCAGATAAATATTATCTTTGAGACGTGTCATCACCAGAAATAAAAAGCTAACGTTAGGCTACACCATGTCTGCATGACTTCAAAATCACCACCACTAAGATTCCTACTACTATGCACACGTtactataaactgatcaatttTAAGGTCGTTATTAGAGTGCTTGGCAGCTAAAGTCCATCTGTAAAGATGAACTGGTGAGCAGACGAGTCTCGTGTTAAGTGTGACAATGTTTTATGTCCCCAACAAGCTGTTcagttgcatttttaaagagtttttaaAATTAGTAGTAGAACAAAAAACTTAAAAGCTTATGTTAACCACAGACCTAATTTCAGGCATTCAGCCTAAAACCCACTGACTCTGAGACGCTGGAAGTGGAATTTTCCAAACTCATTCTTATCATTGTCAGACGAGCATTTAGAAGGGAGCGCAGGCTGTGTGACTGGAAGGATCCGCTGGCCTATCAAGAAAAGTTTTTGCTGCAAAGATACTTTCCCGTCTCAGCCAGGATGCTAAGATTTACCTCAACAATCTACTAGGGCCACAAATGTACAACTGCAGTAACATTGTGGACGGCAAACAGAAACAACCGTCCTTGAGCAgaaatggattaaagaaaatgatctTTTGAGTGGCAGGTTCAGCTTCGAACCCTGCCACATGGATCTCTTGACAAGATCAAACTTATTTGCATTTACTGCTGATGTGAACTGAGTTACCACCGGAGTACGTGGAGTCTCAAATACCACTTGCTGGCCAAGTACACAGCTGAAGTATTCCTTTAAGGTACATGTAGAACAGATAAAAAATTAGCAATTTATCATGGGATTAAATACAATTCAATATTTAAATAGACTGACAGCCCTAGTTTTAATATAGTACATGACATCTTAGAATCCAGACACCAAGGCCAGTCAGAGCGCACTGGTCAACACGATTAATGTTATAAATTAGAGATCTGATAAAACTGTATCAGTGATGCGTTATATTACTTgtatttgttattgttaaaaGTAACATTGAAGAATGTAGAagaaatgaacatgaacaagttgattttaatctgtgtgaactgaactttgagCTGCCCCATGTGAGCTTGCGCAGCAGTGTGGCAGTGGACTGCACACACATTAAGATTAAGTTACCATCTGTCGCTAATGAAGGAGACTTTGTGAACAGCAAGGGGTTCAATGTACAGTCGCATACCCTGAGTAGCCCAATTACACAGTTTCTGTTACCTCACATCTAACTGACTTGCCTTCAGTGTCGCCAACTTAGCCACTTTGTCGACTATATTTAGCAAGTTTTCAGAACCCTCTAGCGACTCTTTTTCAAAAGAGTGGCATGAAGCACGTATCGTTC contains:
- the gpr27 gene encoding probable G-protein coupled receptor 27, which translates into the protein MANTSEFGGSSPSLQNYASAASAVKLASLGLIMGISLLGNASLSLLLLKDSSLHKAPYFFLLDLCLADVVRSAVCFPFVMASIGGGSAWPYSALSCKIVAFMSVLFCFHVAFLLFCVSVTRYMAIAHHRFYYKRMNLCTCMAVICMVWTLSVAMAFPPVFDVGTYKFIREEEQCTFEHRYVKANDTLGFMLMLAVIVGTTHVVYVKMLCFVYDHRKMKPAQLVPAISQNWTFHGPGATGQAAANWIAGFGRGPTPPTLVGIRQASHLGNRRLLVLDEFKMEKRIGKMYYMITLTFLVLWAPYISACYLRIFVRGAPIPQLYLTAAVWMSFAQAGANPIISFMFNKELRVRLRACFPCCLGTQTPMEPYCVI
- the prok2 gene encoding prokineticin-2, which codes for MKSFCLLLFSLLLVSNGSSAVITGACEKDSQCGGGLCCAVSLWIRSLRMCTPMGHEGDDCHPMSHSVPFFGRRLHHTCPCLPNLSCITIEEGRSKCMSPYKFPDYYL